A genomic window from Acinetobacter lwoffii includes:
- a CDS encoding APC family permease, which translates to MTNISGTQSAAKLQKTLGLWHIIIIGLAYIQPMTLFDTFGLVSEESNFHVPTSYIFALIAILLTSLSYGHMIRRYPSSGSAYTYAQKSIHPNVGFMVGWSSLLDYLLSPMVNIILAVIYLEALFPDMNHWVWVIGLTAFMTAINLRGARFVANFNSMIVFVQLGVIAYFTWMVYQLLEGGVNADGTLVDAKYQLWSLEPFWNEFTSVAALITGATLLCFSFTGFDSLSSLAEETKDTEKTLPKAIFLTALLAGIIFIISTYFMQIFFPNDPKTYFEDIAATQPDILQAVGGVAFKTVVLYFAIVTVMASGISAHAGVSRLMYVMGRDGVINKKIFGHISPKNYTPSYNILIAGAVALTAGFMDLDFVVSLISFGALTAFSFVNLSVISRYALRDGRTKSAKEIMNFVVVPLLGFISVFALWLEVDEASLKYGLIWAFGGILYLGYKTKGFKHPAPQHNEFDDK; encoded by the coding sequence TTGACTAATATCTCTGGGACTCAATCGGCAGCTAAACTGCAAAAAACGCTGGGACTCTGGCACATCATTATTATTGGTTTAGCTTATATTCAACCCATGACCTTGTTTGATACATTTGGTCTGGTATCTGAAGAAAGTAACTTCCACGTTCCTACCTCTTACATTTTTGCACTGATTGCAATTTTGTTAACCTCCTTGAGTTATGGTCATATGATTCGTCGCTACCCTTCTTCGGGTTCGGCCTATACCTATGCGCAAAAATCCATCCACCCAAACGTAGGTTTCATGGTGGGTTGGTCATCCTTACTGGATTACCTGTTATCGCCAATGGTCAATATCATTCTGGCGGTGATTTATCTGGAAGCACTTTTCCCAGATATGAACCATTGGGTTTGGGTCATTGGTTTAACCGCCTTTATGACTGCGATCAACCTTCGCGGTGCGAGATTTGTTGCCAATTTCAACAGTATGATTGTATTCGTACAATTGGGCGTCATTGCATACTTCACCTGGATGGTTTACCAACTTTTGGAAGGTGGCGTAAATGCAGATGGCACACTGGTCGATGCAAAGTATCAACTGTGGAGTTTAGAGCCATTCTGGAATGAGTTTACTTCTGTTGCTGCCCTGATTACCGGTGCAACCTTACTGTGCTTCTCATTCACAGGTTTTGACTCTTTGAGTTCTCTGGCTGAAGAAACCAAAGATACTGAGAAAACCTTACCTAAAGCGATTTTCTTGACTGCATTATTGGCAGGTATCATCTTCATCATCAGTACTTACTTTATGCAGATCTTCTTCCCGAATGATCCAAAAACTTACTTTGAAGATATCGCTGCAACACAGCCGGATATTTTACAAGCTGTAGGTGGCGTGGCGTTTAAGACAGTCGTACTTTACTTCGCAATTGTGACAGTCATGGCTTCTGGTATTTCAGCACATGCGGGTGTATCACGTCTGATGTACGTGATGGGTCGTGATGGCGTAATCAACAAGAAGATCTTCGGTCATATTAGCCCGAAAAACTATACACCTTCATACAACATCTTAATCGCTGGTGCAGTGGCTTTAACTGCTGGCTTTATGGATCTTGATTTTGTGGTGTCGTTGATCAGCTTTGGTGCCTTAACTGCATTCAGTTTCGTTAACTTGTCGGTGATTTCACGTTATGCATTACGTGATGGTCGTACCAAGAGTGCTAAAGAGATCATGAACTTTGTCGTGGTTCCTTTACTTGGCTTCATTTCAGTCTTTGCTCTGTGGCTAGAAGTCGATGAAGCTTCGCTTAAATATGGTCTGATCTGGGCATTTGGCGGTATCTTGTACTTAGGTTATAAAACCAAAGGCTTCAAGCACCCTGCTCCTCAGCACAATGAATTTGACGATAAATAA
- a CDS encoding iron-containing alcohol dehydrogenase, with the protein MAKPYYEFFCPVKVIAGHAALEHIPFELATLGAKRPLIITDKGVRANNLLAPIEAAFEMADAAIVAIFDDVPPDSSLGTVRSAAKLYRENHCDAIIAVGGGSVIDTSKATNILVSEGGDDLLKYSGAHNLPKPLKPFFVIPTTSGTGSEVTMVAVVSDTEKNVKMPFASYYLMPHAAILDPRMTQTLPPHLTAMTAMDAMTHAVEAYTCMAANPISDAYATAAVKKISTHLFNVLDNPSDAQGRLELAQASTMAGIAFSNSMVGIVHSLGHSLGAVVHLPHGLCMNLFLPYVLEYNKEVNGDKIADLLLPLAGADIYAQTPAHLRADKTIATILTMRDRIYSLTKLPRTLRETGKISEAQLDEVAEKALNDGSIIYNPKEATLEDLKSILKKAW; encoded by the coding sequence ATGGCTAAACCTTATTATGAATTTTTCTGTCCGGTCAAAGTGATTGCCGGTCATGCCGCGTTAGAACATATTCCGTTTGAACTTGCGACTTTGGGGGCCAAACGTCCGCTGATCATTACCGACAAAGGCGTCCGTGCCAACAATCTGCTGGCACCGATTGAAGCTGCATTTGAAATGGCGGATGCTGCAATTGTAGCGATTTTTGATGACGTACCACCCGACTCTAGCTTGGGTACAGTACGCAGTGCGGCAAAGCTGTATCGCGAAAATCATTGTGATGCGATCATTGCTGTGGGCGGTGGTTCAGTCATTGATACCTCGAAGGCAACCAATATTCTAGTCTCTGAAGGCGGTGATGACCTGCTGAAATATTCGGGTGCACATAACCTGCCTAAACCGCTGAAACCGTTCTTTGTGATTCCAACCACGTCTGGTACAGGTTCAGAAGTGACCATGGTCGCTGTCGTGTCGGACACTGAAAAGAACGTCAAAATGCCGTTCGCCTCTTATTATCTGATGCCGCATGCTGCGATTCTGGATCCCCGCATGACCCAGACCTTGCCGCCGCATTTAACCGCCATGACCGCAATGGATGCTATGACTCATGCGGTTGAAGCTTATACCTGCATGGCAGCCAATCCAATTTCGGATGCTTATGCCACTGCCGCAGTCAAGAAGATAAGTACCCATCTATTTAATGTGCTGGACAACCCTTCCGATGCACAAGGCCGTCTGGAACTGGCACAGGCATCGACCATGGCGGGAATTGCATTTTCCAACTCGATGGTCGGCATTGTGCATTCATTGGGGCACTCATTGGGTGCAGTGGTACATCTGCCGCATGGTTTATGCATGAACTTATTCCTGCCTTATGTGCTGGAATACAACAAAGAGGTCAATGGCGATAAAATCGCAGATCTGCTCCTGCCTTTGGCGGGTGCTGATATTTATGCACAAACGCCAGCGCATCTACGTGCTGACAAAACCATTGCGACGATTCTGACCATGCGTGACCGCATTTACAGTCTGACCAAATTACCACGCACATTACGTGAAACCGGTAAGATTTCTGAAGCCCAGCTCGATGAAGTGGCAGAGAAAGCCCTGAATGATGGTTCCATCATTTATAACCCGAAAGAAGCCACCCTAGAAGATTTAAAATCTATCTTAAAAAAGGCTTGGTAA
- the lipB gene encoding lipoyl(octanoyl) transferase LipB, with protein sequence MTDVLQKPELIIRQYHDLTPYEDRFLEMKTFTETRDEHSPDQLWILQHQDVLTQGQAGKPEHILIPSNIPVIQTDRGGQVTWHGPGQLVAYFMFDLNRLGWNVRTLVSYAENLMIELLKKYGINAYAKPDAPGVYVAERKIGSLGFKIRKGRSYHGLSLNLDCDLSGFNTINPCGYAGLEMVRMSDLLEQPPQFSQLCTEIIETLRHSGYFKQVTVEQR encoded by the coding sequence GTGACTGATGTGCTGCAAAAGCCCGAGCTGATCATTCGCCAATATCACGACCTCACACCTTATGAAGATCGTTTTCTGGAAATGAAAACATTTACGGAAACCCGTGATGAACATAGCCCGGATCAATTGTGGATTTTGCAACATCAGGATGTACTGACTCAAGGTCAGGCAGGCAAACCGGAACATATTTTAATACCAAGCAATATTCCGGTGATTCAGACCGATCGTGGTGGTCAGGTGACTTGGCATGGTCCCGGTCAATTGGTGGCTTACTTCATGTTTGACTTGAATCGTCTGGGCTGGAATGTGCGCACGCTGGTGTCTTATGCTGAAAACCTGATGATCGAATTGCTAAAAAAATATGGCATTAATGCCTATGCCAAACCGGATGCCCCCGGGGTTTACGTTGCTGAACGCAAAATTGGCTCACTTGGTTTTAAAATTCGCAAAGGCCGTAGCTATCATGGTTTGTCCCTAAATCTGGATTGTGACCTAAGCGGATTCAATACCATTAACCCTTGTGGCTATGCAGGACTGGAAATGGTACGCATGAGTGATTTGCTCGAACAACCGCCTCAATTCAGCCAGTTGTGCACTGAAATTATTGAAACTTTGCGTCACAGCGGGTACTTTAAGCAAGTAACTGTCGAGCAAAGATAA
- a CDS encoding YbeD family protein, with product MLDRTPSRELQEHLWVFPMDYPIKLIGLAGDELRHAVIDIFLKHFPDFEGDSVSITPSRTGKYHSITAQLRFLELEQVHAVYADLAACPLIKTAL from the coding sequence ATGTTAGACCGTACACCATCTCGTGAACTTCAAGAACATCTTTGGGTTTTCCCTATGGATTATCCGATTAAACTGATTGGCCTTGCGGGCGATGAATTGCGTCATGCTGTCATTGATATTTTTCTAAAACATTTTCCAGATTTTGAAGGTGATAGCGTCAGTATTACGCCATCACGTACTGGAAAATACCATTCCATTACCGCACAACTGCGCTTTTTGGAACTGGAACAGGTTCATGCAGTATATGCAGATTTGGCCGCTTGCCCGCTAATTAAAACAGCACTGTAA
- the rpoD gene encoding RNA polymerase sigma factor RpoD: MSDMTSPTSQVAALISRGKEQGYLTFAEVNDHLPDSITESEQIEDIIQMLNDVGIPVHDRAPESDDTMFEDTAEAADEVAEEEAAAVLASVENEPGRTTDPVRMYMREMGTVELLTREGEISIAKRIEEGIRDVLHSIAYWPNAVEVVLQEYKDYEAGERRLADLLSGYLDPESDEEIPEVLEEEAVLAEDETDSKKSTKDVKLDDDEEEEEADSDDESEADSGPDPEIAKARFTELENAWLNTKATIEKHGRDSKQAEEALQALATVFMMFKFTPRLFDIISEMIRGTHDQIRGAEREVMRYAVRRGRMDRTQFRTSFPGQESNPAWLDEQIAKTPADQKAYLEKVRPDVLAFQQKIADIEKELGLDVKGIKDIAKRMAVGEAKARRAKKEMVEANLRLVISIAKKYTNRGLQFLDLIQEGNIGLMKAVDKFEYRRGYKFSTYATWWIRQAITRSIADQARTIRIPVHMIETINKINRVSRQLLQEMGREPTPEELGERLEMDEVKVRKVLKIAKEPISMETPIGDDEDSHLGDFIEDSNITSPIDAATSEGLKEATREVLENLTEREAKVLKMRFGIDMPTDHTLEEVGKQFDVTRERIRQIEAKALRKLRHPSRSEHLRSFLEND; encoded by the coding sequence ATGAGCGATATGACTTCCCCTACTTCTCAAGTAGCGGCTCTGATTAGCCGAGGCAAAGAACAAGGTTATTTAACCTTCGCTGAGGTTAACGATCATCTGCCGGACTCCATCACAGAAAGCGAGCAGATTGAAGACATCATTCAGATGCTGAATGACGTTGGTATTCCGGTACATGATCGCGCGCCTGAATCTGATGATACGATGTTCGAAGATACTGCAGAAGCGGCGGATGAAGTTGCAGAAGAAGAAGCTGCAGCCGTACTTGCCTCGGTAGAAAACGAGCCAGGTCGTACCACTGACCCTGTACGTATGTATATGCGTGAGATGGGTACAGTAGAACTTCTGACTCGTGAAGGCGAAATCAGCATCGCAAAACGCATCGAAGAAGGTATTCGTGATGTTTTGCACTCGATTGCTTACTGGCCGAATGCGGTAGAAGTGGTACTGCAAGAATACAAAGATTATGAAGCGGGTGAACGCCGTCTTGCTGACCTTTTATCAGGTTATTTAGATCCTGAATCAGATGAAGAAATTCCTGAAGTTCTAGAAGAAGAAGCGGTTCTTGCTGAAGATGAGACTGACTCGAAAAAATCGACCAAAGATGTAAAACTGGACGATGATGAAGAGGAAGAAGAAGCAGATTCTGATGATGAATCAGAAGCAGATTCTGGTCCAGATCCTGAAATTGCTAAAGCGCGTTTTACTGAACTGGAAAATGCGTGGCTGAATACCAAAGCAACTATTGAAAAACATGGTCGTGACAGCAAACAGGCTGAAGAAGCTTTGCAGGCACTTGCAACTGTATTCATGATGTTCAAATTTACCCCGCGTCTATTTGATATCATTTCTGAAATGATTCGTGGTACCCATGATCAAATTCGTGGTGCAGAACGTGAAGTGATGCGTTATGCAGTACGTCGTGGCCGTATGGATCGCACCCAGTTCCGTACCAGCTTCCCGGGCCAAGAATCGAATCCAGCCTGGTTAGATGAGCAGATCGCAAAAACACCTGCAGACCAGAAAGCTTATCTGGAAAAAGTACGTCCAGACGTATTGGCCTTCCAGCAAAAAATTGCCGATATCGAGAAAGAGCTTGGCCTTGATGTAAAAGGCATTAAAGACATTGCCAAACGTATGGCCGTCGGTGAAGCCAAAGCACGTCGTGCCAAGAAAGAAATGGTTGAAGCGAACTTGCGTCTGGTAATTTCGATTGCGAAGAAATATACCAACCGTGGCTTGCAATTCCTGGATCTGATTCAGGAAGGTAACATCGGTCTGATGAAAGCCGTAGACAAGTTTGAATACCGTCGTGGTTATAAATTCTCGACTTATGCGACCTGGTGGATTCGTCAGGCGATTACCCGTTCGATCGCGGATCAGGCACGTACCATTCGTATTCCGGTACACATGATTGAAACGATCAACAAGATCAACCGTGTATCTCGTCAGCTTCTACAGGAAATGGGTCGTGAACCGACTCCTGAAGAACTGGGCGAACGTCTGGAAATGGACGAAGTTAAAGTACGTAAAGTACTGAAAATCGCCAAAGAACCAATTTCGATGGAAACACCGATCGGTGATGATGAAGATTCACATCTGGGTGACTTCATTGAAGACAGCAACATCACTTCACCAATTGATGCGGCAACGTCTGAAGGCCTGAAAGAAGCGACACGTGAAGTTCTGGAAAACCTGACTGAACGTGAAGCCAAAGTCCTAAAAATGCGTTTTGGTATCGATATGCCGACCGACCATACTTTGGAAGAGGTGGGCAAACAGTTTGACGTAACACGTGAACGTATTCGTCAGATTGAAGCGAAAGCGCTGCGTAAACTTCGCCATCCATCGCGTTCAGAACACTTACGTTCATTCCTTGAGAATGATTAA
- a CDS encoding PA3496 family putative envelope integrity protein translates to MSSTDFELDDNFGEDDVNFDEASSKLSAKESLEKRRLIDDLLTQRRLERELKDFDYDFDDDDDFDDED, encoded by the coding sequence GTGTCTTCTACAGATTTTGAACTAGATGATAACTTCGGTGAAGATGATGTTAATTTCGATGAGGCTTCTAGCAAGCTCAGTGCTAAAGAGTCGTTGGAAAAACGTCGTCTGATCGATGATCTACTGACCCAACGTCGTTTAGAGCGCGAACTCAAAGATTTTGACTATGACTTCGACGATGACGACGATTTTGATGACGAAGATTAA
- a CDS encoding YecA/YgfB family protein gives MSALDLDLLSEYLDGDQNEHGLDFAATHGFLCAIAVGPKFDKWLDELFDSNQKKVPAEIITQVQVWLESIRQSLANEEGITFPFEIEEADTESSLGDWSVGFVDAMFLNEDAWFTEEFEEQLVDLTLPIMVFSGIDDEDPQMETFRRNGQLMDELAEEIPENLNELYLMYHTPE, from the coding sequence ATGAGTGCTTTAGATTTAGACCTGTTGAGTGAATATCTAGATGGTGACCAAAATGAACATGGTCTAGATTTCGCGGCAACCCATGGTTTCTTATGTGCTATTGCAGTAGGCCCAAAATTCGACAAATGGTTAGACGAACTTTTTGATAGTAATCAAAAGAAAGTGCCTGCAGAAATCATCACTCAGGTGCAAGTATGGTTAGAGTCTATTCGTCAAAGCTTAGCCAATGAAGAAGGGATTACGTTCCCGTTTGAAATTGAAGAAGCAGATACTGAATCAAGCTTGGGTGACTGGAGTGTGGGCTTTGTAGACGCCATGTTCCTAAACGAAGACGCTTGGTTTACTGAAGAATTTGAAGAACAACTGGTGGATTTAACCCTGCCAATCATGGTCTTCAGCGGCATTGATGATGAAGATCCACAAATGGAAACTTTCCGTCGCAATGGCCAGTTAATGGATGAACTTGCAGAAGAAATTCCAGAAAACTTAAATGAATTGTATCTGATGTATCACACTCCAGAATAA
- a CDS encoding ABZJ_00895 family protein has product MSHYLKYFATVYLTLVLLVGILIYVFNLGAILLIPALIASAFLSARYFVKKELRLPTQQEKSKLVWGSTIIAMTFGFIFLVVVIWMNLQTDEIYRTITYTGRGTNSFLVAASIALHALLFHIAYNAYARYSLAKRTGLERK; this is encoded by the coding sequence ATGTCGCATTATCTAAAATATTTTGCCACCGTTTATCTGACCTTGGTTCTATTGGTAGGCATACTCATCTATGTATTCAATCTGGGCGCCATTCTGCTGATTCCTGCCCTGATTGCTTCTGCCTTTCTCAGTGCCCGATACTTTGTTAAGAAAGAACTTCGTTTGCCGACTCAGCAAGAGAAAAGCAAACTGGTCTGGGGCTCTACTATCATTGCTATGACATTCGGGTTTATCTTTTTAGTAGTGGTCATCTGGATGAACCTGCAGACAGATGAGATTTATAGAACCATCACCTATACAGGAAGAGGAACAAATTCATTCCTGGTGGCTGCAAGTATTGCCTTACATGCCTTACTGTTCCATATCGCCTACAATGCTTATGCACGCTATAGTCTGGCCAAGCGTACAGGCTTGGAAAGAAAATAG
- a CDS encoding DedA family protein, with protein sequence MNLTEWIISVMEQLGYWGIALLMFLDNVFPPIPSEIIMPSAGYSASQGELILVGVIMSGCIGSLLAAALLYWIGYKFNRDSIFKFVDRYGKYLFIKSEDVKKSLSWFEHYGHRIVFFGRMIPAVRSLISIPAGMSHMPFWKFMFYSALGTIIWTTFLACVGFYFGENQHLMQQIFSKVSYVIIAIVVVIIIWIFYRRQQRKNRPS encoded by the coding sequence ATGAATCTGACCGAATGGATTATTTCCGTTATGGAGCAACTGGGCTACTGGGGCATTGCTCTGCTCATGTTCCTGGATAATGTCTTCCCGCCAATCCCTTCCGAAATTATTATGCCTTCCGCGGGCTATTCAGCCTCTCAGGGCGAGTTAATACTCGTCGGGGTAATCATGTCCGGCTGTATCGGCTCCCTGCTGGCAGCTGCCTTGCTGTACTGGATTGGCTATAAATTTAACCGTGATTCTATTTTTAAATTTGTCGATCGTTATGGCAAATATTTATTTATTAAATCAGAAGATGTAAAAAAATCATTGAGTTGGTTTGAGCATTATGGTCACCGGATTGTGTTCTTTGGCCGCATGATTCCTGCGGTTCGCTCGCTGATCAGCATTCCTGCTGGCATGAGTCATATGCCCTTCTGGAAATTTATGTTTTATAGCGCACTTGGAACCATCATCTGGACCACATTTTTGGCGTGTGTCGGATTTTATTTTGGCGAAAACCAGCATTTGATGCAGCAAATTTTCAGTAAAGTCAGTTATGTGATTATTGCCATTGTTGTGGTAATTATTATCTGGATTTTCTACCGTAGACAGCAGCGTAAAAATCGTCCATCCTGA
- a CDS encoding oxygen-dependent tRNA uridine(34) hydroxylase TrhO, with the protein MNATVEQLAPVEQQATTGWVVAALYQFKEVQDPADLQQRLLDLVKSINLCGTLIVAGEGINGTVAGDRASIDQIHQFLLNEGFNEMEYKESDSSEKPFRKMKIKLKKEIVTLGVEVKPRDLVGHYLDPKEWNELIARDDVILVDTRNDYEYKAGTFKGAIDPKTESFREFPEYVKNNLEQHKDKKIAMFCTGGIRCEKSTSLLLQEGFTEVYHLKGGILKYLEETPAEESMWEGECFVFDGRTAVTHGVEEGQNTKCHACGWPLLPEEVALPSYEHGVSCVYCIDKTSEKQKEGFRMRQSQILAAKRKRL; encoded by the coding sequence ATGAACGCTACTGTAGAACAGCTTGCACCTGTAGAACAGCAAGCGACGACTGGTTGGGTTGTTGCCGCACTTTATCAATTCAAAGAAGTTCAAGATCCTGCCGATCTTCAGCAACGTCTTTTGGACTTGGTAAAATCCATCAACCTTTGCGGTACTCTAATTGTGGCAGGTGAAGGCATTAACGGTACGGTTGCAGGCGACCGTGCATCGATTGATCAAATTCACCAGTTCCTTCTGAATGAAGGTTTTAACGAAATGGAATACAAAGAATCTGACAGTTCTGAAAAACCATTCCGTAAAATGAAAATTAAATTAAAAAAAGAAATCGTGACTTTAGGCGTGGAAGTGAAACCGCGTGATTTAGTCGGTCACTATCTTGATCCAAAAGAATGGAACGAACTGATTGCACGTGATGACGTGATTCTGGTTGATACCCGTAACGATTACGAATACAAAGCAGGTACGTTCAAAGGCGCGATTGATCCGAAAACTGAAAGCTTCCGCGAATTCCCTGAATACGTGAAAAATAATCTGGAACAGCACAAAGACAAGAAAATTGCCATGTTCTGTACTGGCGGTATTCGTTGTGAAAAATCCACTTCACTTCTTCTACAAGAAGGTTTTACCGAAGTGTATCACCTGAAAGGCGGTATTCTAAAATACCTGGAAGAAACCCCGGCTGAAGAAAGCATGTGGGAAGGTGAATGCTTCGTGTTTGATGGTCGTACTGCCGTAACGCACGGTGTTGAAGAAGGCCAAAATACCAAGTGTCATGCGTGTGGCTGGCCTTTACTTCCAGAAGAAGTTGCCCTCCCAAGTTATGAACATGGTGTCTCTTGTGTGTACTGTATTGACAAAACCTCGGAGAAACAAAAAGAAGGTTTCCGTATGCGTCAATCACAAATTTTAGCAGCAAAACGCAAACGCCTCTAA
- a CDS encoding DUF1289 domain-containing protein produces MSSDRRIASLTPCAGRCSTVFGDAVCRGCRRFNHEVIHWNTYSTEQHRAVWQRLDAQLDQILVPLLPHADLVKVQAFVLSKRVRLRDDASKGRKLYHALKLCEKNRHFTDDSGLGIHYKQVRPLWDEFERRILALATASYDLAFLRADGISQHLIHIQEED; encoded by the coding sequence TTGAGTTCAGATCGTCGTATTGCGTCTTTAACCCCATGTGCAGGGCGTTGCTCGACCGTATTTGGTGATGCGGTATGTCGTGGTTGTCGCCGTTTTAATCATGAAGTGATCCACTGGAATACGTATAGTACCGAGCAGCATCGTGCCGTGTGGCAGCGACTGGATGCACAGCTGGATCAGATTCTGGTACCGCTATTGCCGCATGCTGATCTTGTCAAAGTGCAGGCCTTTGTGCTGTCGAAACGGGTGCGCTTGCGTGATGACGCTTCCAAAGGGCGCAAGCTGTATCATGCTTTAAAGCTGTGTGAGAAAAATCGGCATTTTACCGACGATAGTGGTTTGGGTATTCATTATAAGCAGGTGCGTCCCTTGTGGGATGAGTTTGAGCGTCGGATCTTGGCCTTGGCTACCGCCAGTTATGATCTGGCTTTTCTGCGGGCAGATGGCATCAGTCAGCATCTGATTCATATACAAGAAGAGGATTAA
- a CDS encoding LysE family translocator, whose amino-acid sequence MNISEYFLYCLAVVVMIATPGPVMLLVASAGLKGGYAAALRTIFGTNFASLVLIALSVLSLKGLLVINEQWLDAIKLLGCLYIGYLGWQIFREVIFKPQDQTQESLVPVRGGFRQGFLVGISNPKDIIFFAAFFPQFIGITPDLDLSLIILTLSWIILDFLTLSVVYLGFNHLSHSRLYPHLLALCGMILLMIAGYGIYQILI is encoded by the coding sequence ATGAATATTAGTGAATATTTTTTATATTGTCTGGCTGTTGTGGTGATGATCGCTACACCTGGCCCAGTGATGTTGCTGGTGGCCAGTGCCGGTTTAAAAGGTGGTTATGCGGCGGCTTTAAGAACCATTTTTGGTACCAATTTCGCCTCTCTGGTGTTAATTGCCTTATCGGTATTGAGTCTAAAAGGTTTACTGGTCATTAATGAGCAATGGCTGGATGCCATCAAGCTGTTGGGCTGTTTGTATATTGGCTATCTGGGCTGGCAGATTTTCCGTGAAGTTATTTTTAAGCCGCAGGATCAAACTCAGGAGAGTCTAGTTCCTGTGCGTGGCGGTTTTCGACAAGGTTTTCTGGTTGGCATTTCCAATCCTAAGGACATTATTTTCTTTGCGGCTTTTTTCCCGCAATTTATCGGAATTACCCCCGATCTTGATTTAAGTTTAATCATTCTGACTTTGAGCTGGATCATCCTGGATTTTCTGACGTTGTCTGTGGTGTATTTGGGTTTCAACCACTTATCCCATTCTCGACTCTATCCACATTTGCTGGCATTGTGCGGCATGATTCTGCTCATGATTGCAGGGTACGGAATTTATCAAATCCTGATTTAA